The genomic stretch GGTGTCGCACACCCACCGACGCTTGCCGGCTTGCACCAGAACCTCGATGACGACCATGGTTCCGTGGCGGCAAACAGGGCAGAGCGTCAACGACGTCCCAGTCCGGGACAAGTGCAGCGCGCGGTAGTCCGGGCGGAGGATGGGCGCCACTGCTGCTGCGTCCCGCTTCATGCCAAGCAGCTCCCGGCACTGGGCCAGCTTGCTTTGGCGCTGACGGTTGCAGAGGAACCCGAAGTAGCGGATGCGGTGGAAGCCGTCCGGGAGGACATGGATCAGGAACCTGCGGATGAACTCGTCAGCGGTCAGGGTCATCGTGCCGTGTTGGCCGTCCTGCCGGTAGGTCTTCCAGCGGAAACGGACCTTGCCGTTGTCGATGGCGACCAGCCGGCTGTTCGAGATGGCGATGCGGTGGGTGTAGCGCCCGACATAGGTGAGGACCTGGGACGGGCCGGCGAAGGGCCGCTTGGCATACACCACCCAGTCCGCCCGGCGTGCCGGCGCCAGGTGCCGCAGGAATGCAGGCCACTCCCGCAGCAGCTCGAGGTCGGAGAAGAAGTTCAACCGGCCTGCGGTGAACGCCCTTTCCAGATGGGGGAGGAACACCCCGCGGAACAGGCGGGACAGGACCCGGACCGGCAGGAAGAAGCCGGGCTTGCAGGCGACCCACCGGCTGCCGTCGGGCGAGATCCCGCCGCCCGGCACGAGGCAATGCAGGTGGGGGTGGTGCAGCAGGTTCTGACCCCAGGTGTGCAGCACGCCGAGGAAGCCGATCTCGGCGCCGAGGTGGGCAGGGTCGGCGGCGATCCTGCGCAAGGTCTCGGCCGCGGCCTGGAACAGGATGTCGTAGACCACCGGCTTGTTCTGGAAGGCGATGACGGCGACCTCATCCGGCACTGTGAAGACGACGTGGAAGTAGGGGACGTCGAGCAACTCCGCCTGGCGGTCCGCCAGCCATTGAGCGCGGGCGAGGGACTGGCACTTGGGGCAGTTCCTGTTGCGGCAGGAGTTGTAGGAGACGCGCTGGTGGCCACAGTCATCACACTGCTCGACATGGCCGCCGAGCGCGGCCGTCCGGCAGCGTTCGATCGCGCTCATGGCGTGGCGCTGCACGGTGGACAGCGCTCCCCCGTGCTGCTCCCGGTATGCCTCGCCATAGCGGCGGAACACGTCCGCCACCTCCACGGTACTGCTCGCCATGGGCCGGGCGCTCAGGCGAGTGCGCAGGCGGCCTGTGCGGCGATGGTGGGCGCGGCTCGCAGCGCGTCCAGCGGACTGGCCGTCGCGCAAACCTTGCTGGTCGCCAGACGCAGGTACTTGGCCGTGGTGTTGAGGCTGCGATGGCCGAGCAGCAACCGGATGGTCCGCAGATCGGCGCCGCTCTCGAGCAGGTGGACCGCAAAGGCATGACGCAGCGCGTGCGGCGTGACCGGCTTGGCGGTGCTGCACTGGCGCCGCACGATCCGACAGACATCCTCGACAGCAGCGGGTGTGATCGGCTGCCCGGCCACGTCGCCGGGGAACAGCCAGTCCTTTGGCCGGGTGACACGCCAGTAGCTGCGCAGCAGGTCCAGCAGCCTGGGCGACAGCATGACGTAGCGGTCCTTCTGTCCCTTGCCCTGTTCAACACGGATGGTCATGCGCTGGCTGTCGATCGCATCGGGCCTGAGCCGCACCGCCTCCGAGATGCGCAGCCCTGCAGCGTAGCAGACGGTCAGGATCACCCGGTGCTTCAGGCTTCCGACCGCATCAAGGAAGCCGGCGACCTCCTGCGGGCTCAGTATGACGGGCAGCCGCTGCGGCTGGCGGCCGGTAGGTATGACGTCGTCGAGGTTCCATCCCCGCTGGAGAGTGACCTTGTACAGGAAGCGGAGGGCGGCGACGGTGACCCCGACCGAACTGGCCGAAAGCTGCCGATCCCGGCTCAGATGCAGCTGGAATGCACGGATCTCGGCGGGCCCCAGCATCTCCGGCGACCTGTGGAAATGGCCCGCGAATTGCGAGACATACTGCAGGTAGGCACGCTGCGTGGACAGCCCGAGGTTGCGAAGCCGCATGTCCTCGGTCATGCGCTGGCGAAGCGGGGTCATCGGTGGCTCCTATGCAGGATGGGGCGCGCGACAGGCGCGGCGCCACGATCCTCCAAGCGGATCCATCGAACGAAGGAAGTTCAGCGAGCCGAACTCCAGGCCAGATCAGCGCCCATGATCAGTAGTTGAAGAAGATAACTACCGCGTAGCGGTTTAGTCCAAGCGGTTTTTTCAGAACTCGCGTCAAACCCTTTGGCGTGACGTGCAGGACGCGTTCGGCCTACGCGGTTTTGAGAAGCGCGAGCGCAGCCATTACGCGACGGAAGGGCGTCCCTGCCGGGACGGGGGTTCCGGTCATCACGCGGGCACTGCTGCGACCCTACCTCTTCGGGAGCAGGTGACCGCGTACTTGACATCACGAGGCCGGAGCTTCCGACACCATTATGCGACGGCTCACACCGATCGCGAAGAGAGCCATGACCCGCCAGGGGGGCCCATCGTCGCTGCACGGAGGAGAACGGAGGGCTTGATCTCCAAGCCCGCCAGAAAGGAACGGTGCCCCTCCGGCGTCGATCAGCCCAGGATGCGGTTGCGCCGATATATGTTCTCGTACGAGGGGCCGATATCGCAGGGTGGGATGCCGGCGAACTCACCTAACAGATCGCCCGCGCCCAGGTCGTTGAACCATGCGAAGCTGATGTGCTCGTTACTGCCGCGCGTGTTGGAGCCGCCAAGATTCCAGTGAAAACGGTTTCCGGCACATGCCCT from Longimicrobium sp. encodes the following:
- a CDS encoding IS91 family transposase — translated: MASSTVEVADVFRRYGEAYREQHGGALSTVQRHAMSAIERCRTAALGGHVEQCDDCGHQRVSYNSCRNRNCPKCQSLARAQWLADRQAELLDVPYFHVVFTVPDEVAVIAFQNKPVVYDILFQAAAETLRRIAADPAHLGAEIGFLGVLHTWGQNLLHHPHLHCLVPGGGISPDGSRWVACKPGFFLPVRVLSRLFRGVFLPHLERAFTAGRLNFFSDLELLREWPAFLRHLAPARRADWVVYAKRPFAGPSQVLTYVGRYTHRIAISNSRLVAIDNGKVRFRWKTYRQDGQHGTMTLTADEFIRRFLIHVLPDGFHRIRYFGFLCNRQRQSKLAQCRELLGMKRDAAAVAPILRPDYRALHLSRTGTSLTLCPVCRHGTMVVIEVLVQAGKRRWVCDTS
- a CDS encoding site-specific integrase; the protein is MTPLRQRMTEDMRLRNLGLSTQRAYLQYVSQFAGHFHRSPEMLGPAEIRAFQLHLSRDRQLSASSVGVTVAALRFLYKVTLQRGWNLDDVIPTGRQPQRLPVILSPQEVAGFLDAVGSLKHRVILTVCYAAGLRISEAVRLRPDAIDSQRMTIRVEQGKGQKDRYVMLSPRLLDLLRSYWRVTRPKDWLFPGDVAGQPITPAAVEDVCRIVRRQCSTAKPVTPHALRHAFAVHLLESGADLRTIRLLLGHRSLNTTAKYLRLATSKVCATASPLDALRAAPTIAAQAACALA